In Pseudoliparis swirei isolate HS2019 ecotype Mariana Trench chromosome 22, NWPU_hadal_v1, whole genome shotgun sequence, the DNA window TATGAGTTTAATGTCAACAATCAATTTCCAACAGTCGTCTTTTTTTGGGAAAGTGCTTCTAAAAACCATTTAGAGCATGAGACGTCAAATCTTCCACCTTGAAGcctaaagaaaatgaaaataaatgaaaaggagtTGCAGCTCCCTTGACAGGACAGTCTGCCGTGTGTCTATTCATTTGAAGTGGAAACATTGATTGTCACCATTTTCAGGCCCCTCTtttcctgtctgtgtgtttgtcgaGAGAAACAATAGCAGCTAAAGTCCTCACTGTGTTCCTCAGACTGCTCCCTGATGCTTCTGTGGTGAAAGGCCTCAACACGCTGTCTGCCTGGGCCTTGCAGAATGGACTTCTGGCAGGAAAACAGGTGAGAGAGGAGTGGAATACATAGGAATCTGTCTAAAGACGTCAGTGGGATCAGGACGAAGCAGCCGGGAGGCTGGCGAGTCTTCAGGAAGGCTTTGCTTAACAGTAGTGAAGATACAAAGACAGAGCAGTAGCTTGATCGTTTCATGATGCAATACATGTTTAACTTCACACCTGGCAACAATACCCGCTTTCAACATTTCCTGGAACAGAATTGAAAAAGTGTCTCTCAGGCTTGTTAATAATAGGAGACGAATGCTTCACCATAAGCCACACACCATTTATGAAAGGAATTGATTTAATTTGTGTTGATAATTTGTGTTGTAAATAATTGATTTTGCCGTCTTTCCATAACAATGTAAGAGAAAATGAGGACAGTGCttgtatgaacacacacacacaaacaaacaaacacacgtaaTGATGTTACAGAGTAGAAAGACCATTGTTGAATGCAGCCTCCGTTTCACGGCTAAGTCTCTGGAGACAAAACCTGAATCTGCTGCCTTGAATCCTCttcgaaacacacacacacacacacacacacacacacacacacacacacacacacacacacacacacacacacacacacacacacacacacacacaacatgcagtGCTCTATTTTCTTTAACAATAAGTAACTGTGAGAGAACAGGAATGTGTGTCTTTATCAGTGCATGTGTagatacagtacacacacacacacacatacacacatgcttgTAAGTGTGCACTATTCGTTGGCCATCAATTTGATTAGATCCACAGCGGGGCTGTGCCTCTGTCACATTAACATTCAAATGAAGATTTAGTCTGTCGACCATCCCCTGCTGTTACTGGTGCAGTAATGTAGGGAGACATGGCTGGCTgccctgtccacacacacacacctgggggaGAACTGCTCAATCCCACTGACTCCACTACATGCCTGTCAaactgctttctctctctctctctctctctctctctctctctctaccccccccccccccccactttaCAGATAAGTTAATCATCTTATCACAGAGCGGTGAGTGTGGTAATAACCTTCAACATGTTGAATATCTAGAAATAGCATCACATATTGAGCAGTGTATATGTGGTATGTGTATTTGCATTGCCATACACACCCAGAGGCTGCATCTCAAAATTACTGAAACAGTAGAGTGGAGATCAACAAAAGAAGAGTAATTCTGTCGACTGACACTGTAGAGTCGACACACGGTGCAGTCATGCACTATATATTCCAGACAGGGTGGTTAGTCATCTAACAATATACTCTTTGAGTGATTATTAGCAACTACAAAACAACAACTGATCAGAATGCAGCAAGAGAAAAACATcttctattgttgttgttatttggagggattagttaaaaaaacataCTGACTGATAGACTATGTAATTGAGGATAAAGATAAAATAACTTCCACTTCTGCTCTACAGCTCTACAGTACATTATTAGACATGAATGACATGTTCCTTCAATGAAATGAAATTTGGGGCTTGACCGGAAGAGATGGAGTACTGCTGGTTTGGGGCATCTTATTGACAAACATGTATACATCACCAGCCTTTTTCTTTAAATGGCCGCAACACATTTTGCTCCATGCTCCAGGAAAGAGTGCTGATGGGAAGCAGGCAGTAGCAGCGATGTCCACCAAGCTGGGCCTCACAGTTCTGGATAAAGGGTCTCTGTCAGCTGCCAGAGAGCTGGAGGACTTCCCCCTGCAGCTATTCCCAGAGTGGAGGCTGCCGCTACGCGTGGCCGTCGGCCTCaccgccttcttcttcttctatctgcTGATTCGAGATGTCATCTACGCGTATGTTGAACAGGGGAAAGACATCTCCTACAGAATCACGGTGGCCCTGGGCAATAAGGTAAAGATTTGCCCCTGTCTGGTTAAATGTTGTGtacattgttttttgtgttcCCCTTTAAAGGACGTGTTCGGTTCATCCCTCATCTCTCAGGTGTTTCCCATTGTGTCTCTCATCATGTTGTCTCTGTGTTACCTGCCTGGTGTCATAGCGGCCTTCCTTCAGCTCTACAGAGGAACCAAGTACAGGTCAGACATCAAACCATCACAAACATCTCCACTCCATAATTTAATTATTGAAGGCTTAGCTCAGTGCTGCATGTTGCAGACGCTTCCCTGATTGGCTGGACCGCTGGATGCTGTGTAGGAAGCAGATGGGTCTGATTGCACTCGGCTTCGCTCTTCTCCATGCCATCTATACATTCGTCATTTCTACTCGCTATGCCGTCAGACACAAACTCATCTCGCGTGTGGTGGATGAGGTACGGCTGGCTGGGTCCAACCTTTCAGTGTTTCTACCATCCTGAAAATAGAGAAGTATAACATAAAGCTAACCATACTAACAGTACAGTGTCTTTGTCTCCCTcagatgaagaaaaataaaaccacCCCGTTTTACTTTGATAACACGGAGGCCTGGGGCCAAGACTCATTCTATATGCTGGGAATCCTGGGCTTTTTTCTTTATGTCCTGCTAGGACTAACATCCCTGCCCTCAGTGGGAGGCTCTCTCAGCTGGAGAGAGTTCAACTTCATTCAGGTCAGAGCGCAGGTGGAAATGTAAAGTCCTTTAGGTGCTTGGGTTCGTGTTTGAGTGAGGGAAGGTGTGCTTGCGTTTACCTTAAACGCCTTACACTTTAGGTCACTCAGGTGTTTACTATCAGTAACAAAACACTTCTTTTAGGGCTGTAGTAATCTATATTTAGTGTTTCCAAGATTCCGCCAGAGTTATTGAAGTGTAAAAGCAATATGTCATGGCAGTCATATCCCGGGAGGCTAGTTAACTAACTGCCACATAGAGCAAAATCCTGGCTGACTTTAGACTATAATCTTAAATGTTAAATTATTCATTAAATAGAATTATGATACCTGGTATAATTCTCAGGGAGGAGATTGATAATACAGGTCACATGTCCGTTTGTGTAAAGGTCAGGTCCATAGGTAGAC includes these proteins:
- the LOC130213238 gene encoding metalloreductase STEAP4-like; this encodes MDALKSENITVVLRLSEMMKPESVLMHPLGTAAAPEQELLCIFGAGDLGRSLGQRLLQSGYRVVYGSRRPHSCGLLPQGAQVMSHAAAAQSARLIFICIHREHYAFLETMAPHLEGKVLVDISNNLKKDMYPEANAAYLQRLLPDASVVKGLNTLSAWALQNGLLAGKQLYRKSADGKQAVAAMSTKLGLTVLDKGSLSAARELEDFPLQLFPEWRLPLRVAVGLTAFFFFYLLIRDVIYAYVEQGKDISYRITVALGNKVFPIVSLIMLSLCYLPGVIAAFLQLYRGTKYRRFPDWLDRWMLCRKQMGLIALGFALLHAIYTFVISTRYAVRHKLISRVVDEMKKNKTTPFYFDNTEAWGQDSFYMLGILGFFLYVLLGLTSLPSVGGSLSWREFNFIQSKLGHLTLIICTSHGYIYGWNKFLQPSTYKWYTPPGYMLCLIVPSVVLVLKALVLLPCVDRTLTRIRQGWERTQPNEEMVQATNL